The Peromyscus eremicus chromosome 8b, PerEre_H2_v1, whole genome shotgun sequence genome contains a region encoding:
- the LOC131918750 gene encoding homeobox protein Mix.2-like — protein sequence RQRTVWKAGQQDALLAAFAENPYPSFRARQDLARELGLPESRIRVWFQNRRNRTREGRGLQGPEGSAGPSGLASPQQRPKGPGARARGGRSRPAERRTRRRTRLSPAQLRILLQAYEDEASPKYGAMVKLAQETGLPEDTISIWFQNRRRQRTVWKAGQQDALLAAFAENPYPSFRARQDLARELGLPESRIRVWFQNRRNRTREGRGLQGPEGSAGPSGLASPQQRPKGPGARARGGRSRPAERRTRRRTRLSPAQLRILLQAYEDEASPKYGAMVKLAQETGLPEDTISIWFQNRRRQRTVWKAGQQDALLAAFAENPYPSFRARQDLARELGLPESRIRVWFQNRRNRTREGRGLQGPEGSAGPSGLASPQQRPKGPGARARGGRSRPAERRTRRRTRLSPAQLRILLQAYEDEASPKYGAMVKLAQETGLPEDTISIWFQNRRFQTSEMC from the exons cgccaaaggactgtttggaaagccgggcagcaggacgccctgctggcagctttcgcggagaacccttacccaagtttcagggccaggcaggacctggccagggaactggggctgcctgagtcccgcatccgcgtgtggttccagaaccgccgaaatcgcaccagggaggggcggggcctccaaggccccgaggggtcggcgggaccaagcgggctagcgtcccctcagcaacgacccaaagggcctggtgccagggcacgaggtggaagaagcagacccgcagagcgacgcaccaggcgtcgcactcgactcagcccggcacagttgaggatcctgctccaggcatatgaggacgaagcaagcccgaaatatggtgccatggtgaagctcgcccaagagaccggtttgcctgaggacaccatctccatctggttccaaaaccggaga cgccaaaggactgtttggaaagccgggcagcaggacgccctgctggcagctttcgcggagaacccttacccaagtttcagggccaggcaggacctggccagggaactggggctgcctgagtcccgcatccgcgtgtggttccagaaccgccgaaatcgcaccagggaggggcggggcctccaaggccccgaggggtcggcgggaccaagcgggctagcgtcccctcagcaacgacccaaagggcctggtgccagggcacgaggtggaagaagcagacccgcagagcgacgcaccaggcgtcgcactcgactcagcccggcacagttgaggatcctgctccaggcatatgaggacgaagcaagcccgaaatatggtgccatggtgaagctcgcccaagagaccggtttgcctgaggacaccatctccatctggttccaaaaccggaga cgccaaaggactgtttggaaagccgggcagcaggacgccctgctggcagctttcgcggagaacccttacccaagtttcagggccaggcaggacctggccagggaactggggctgcctgagtcccgcatccgcgtgtggttccagaaccgccgaaatcgcaccagggaggggcggggcctccaaggccccgaggggtcggcgggaccaagcgggctagcgtcccctcagcaacgacccaaagggcctggtgccagggcacgaggtggaagaagcagacccgcagagcgacgcaccaggcgtcgcactcgactcagcccggcacagttgaggatcctgctccaggcatatgaggacgaagcaagcccgaaatatggtgccatggtgaagctcgcccaagagaccggtttgcctgaggacaccatctccatctggttccaaaaccggaga ttccagacATCAGAGATGTGCTAA